A window from Neobacillus sp. PS3-40 encodes these proteins:
- a CDS encoding endospore germination permease has product MIEQGRISNTQAAMLAITSLTIIGHLILLTVVFFYSRQDSWIAAIVGTCLGLIGIIAIAKLSQCFPGLTLIEILFQHFSWPGKIIGILYLLYFYLMVVLATRLYVEAYKKVMIETPTWAFVTVILLLTSFIVYLGLETLGRVNQIMLPILIIFGITLVFLTMNENKDYSNLLPILGNGIIPVAKGSLSIMGWFGEFAIMGMILPYVQRPKKLVKTGIFAGVITLIIFMGPITGPIAIFGPVEAAKMVFPTFSEVRYIRAGEVINRFDSIAILFWTVGSMIRISLFFYGLSLGIGQALRLPSYRPLVIPLAWLIGVGSIIFAKNYAEFNEFMFESYVPINLLMGSAIPIFLILIAWIFLRNRKRQSV; this is encoded by the coding sequence ATGATTGAACAGGGCCGAATCAGCAATACTCAGGCAGCAATGCTTGCGATTACATCATTGACGATTATCGGTCATTTAATTCTATTGACCGTCGTCTTCTTCTATAGTCGACAAGATAGTTGGATTGCTGCGATTGTGGGTACTTGCCTAGGATTAATTGGAATTATTGCTATAGCAAAATTGTCGCAATGCTTCCCAGGACTTACTTTAATTGAAATCTTGTTTCAGCATTTCTCATGGCCAGGAAAAATCATTGGGATTCTATACCTCCTATATTTTTATTTGATGGTTGTTTTAGCGACACGATTATATGTTGAAGCATACAAAAAAGTCATGATAGAAACACCTACTTGGGCATTTGTAACTGTTATTCTCCTTTTGACTTCCTTTATTGTTTATTTGGGGTTGGAAACGCTCGGGCGCGTTAATCAAATTATGTTACCCATTCTGATCATATTCGGAATTACGCTTGTCTTCTTAACTATGAATGAGAATAAAGACTACTCAAATTTATTACCTATTTTAGGAAATGGGATTATACCTGTTGCAAAAGGATCTCTATCAATAATGGGATGGTTCGGTGAATTTGCAATTATGGGTATGATACTACCCTATGTACAGAGACCTAAAAAATTAGTTAAAACAGGGATATTCGCCGGAGTTATTACATTAATTATTTTCATGGGCCCAATCACGGGGCCAATTGCAATATTCGGACCTGTTGAGGCAGCCAAAATGGTCTTTCCAACCTTTTCAGAAGTTCGTTATATAAGGGCTGGGGAAGTCATTAATCGCTTTGATTCGATCGCTATCCTATTTTGGACTGTAGGCTCAATGATTCGAATCTCCTTGTTTTTTTACGGACTTAGCTTAGGGATTGGTCAAGCATTACGATTACCCTCATACCGACCATTAGTCATTCCATTAGCATGGCTGATTGGAGTGGGTTCCATTATATTTGCAAAAAATTATGCAGAATTTAACGAATTTATGTTTGAGTCCTATGTTCCGATTAATCTCTTAATGGGCTCAGCTATTCCCATATTTCTAATTCTAATTGCATGGATATTCTTACGGAATCGAAAAAGACAATCTGTATAA